The following are encoded together in the Fusarium keratoplasticum isolate Fu6.1 chromosome 1, whole genome shotgun sequence genome:
- a CDS encoding Enolase translates to MIQSVKAAQRLDSRGNPTVQVEVTTTQGTFRALVPSGASTGTHEAVELRDKDSSKYGGKGVTQAVHNVEQVIGPALVSKGFNPKTQLKDIDAFMKQLDGTPNKSRLGANAILGISMACARAGAASAGVPLYDFLRTEAGVKKPYVMPVPFLNVLNGGVHSGNTMAFQEIMIAPTGAESFDEAIRIASEVYHALKGVITDKFGAPATGVGDEGGFAPPISTLEEALDLLTVAIDKAGFTGRVKLACDPASSEFFDAGTGNYDLAFKNKSVKDVRSSKEMQKLYKDILDKYPMVLLEDPFAEDDWQSWSEFNKDCPVELVGDDLLCTNVERVKMAAEKKACNAMLLKVNQIGTVSEAIEAANYATSLGWGVFVSHRSGETTDDFIADLTVALRTGHLKSGAPARGERVAKYNRLMDIEAELKARGEDVNYAGENFRFGGKVAG, encoded by the exons ATGATTCAGAGTGTCAAAGCTGCGCAGCGCCTCGATTCCCGCGGGAATCCGACCGTCCAGGTGGAGGTGACGACTACCCAGG GCACATTCCGCGCTCTAGTTCCATCCGGAGCCTCGACTGGGACTCATGAAGCTGTCGAGCTACGAGACAAAGATAGCTCCAAATATGGAGGCAAGGGCGTTACCCAAGCCGTCCACAATGTGGAACAAGTCATTGGCCCAGCCCTCGTTTCAAAGGGCTTTAATCCCAAGACACAACTAAAGGACATTGATGCTTTCATGAAGCAGCTCGATGGCACGCCCAACAAGTCTCGTCTAGGTGCCAATGCCATACTTGGTATCAGCATGGCATGTGCCAGAGCCGGTGCAGCTTCCGCA GGCGTTCCTCTTTATGACTTCTTGCGAACTGAAGCAGGCGTGAAGAAGCCATACGTGATGCCCGTCCCATTCCTCAACGTCCTAAACGGAGGCGTTCATTCTGGAAACACCATGGCTTTCCAGGAGATCATGATCGCACCTACAGGCGCAGAGTCGTTTGATGAGGCTATTCGGATTGCTTCTGAAGTTTACCACGCTCTCAAGGGCGTCATTACAGACAAATTCGGAGCTCCGG CAACTGGTGTCGGAGATGAAGGTGGCTTTGCGCCCCCCATCTCCACCCTGGAAGAGGCTCTCGATCTTCTCACTGTGGCCATAGACAAAGCAGGCTTCACTGGTCGTGTCAAACTGGCCTGCGACCCCGCTTCTTCTGAGTTCTTTGACGCTGGCACGGGAAATTACGACTTGGCCTTCAAAAACAAGTCAGTTAAAGATGTCAGGAGCTCCAAGGAGATGCAGAAGCTCTACAAGGACATCCTTGATAAGTACCCCATGGTGCTGCTCGAGGACCCCTTTGCTGAAGACGACTGGCAGAGTTGGTCAGAGTTCAACAAAGACTGTCcggttgagcttgttggcGATGACCTTCTCTGCACAAACGTGGAGAGGGTCAAGATggcggccgagaagaaggcgtgTAATGCGATGCTGCTCAAGGTGAATCAGATTGGCACCGTCAGCGAAGCCATTGAGGC AGCAAACTATGCTACTAGTCTAGGATGGGGCGTGTTCGTGTCTCATCGGTCGGGAGAGACGACCGACGACTTCATCGCTGACTTGACGGTGGCACTTCGAACTGGCCACTTGAAGTCGGGTGCACCAGCGCGTGGTGAAAGAGTTGCCAAGTACAATCGGCTTATGGACATTGAAGCTGAGCTGAAGGCAAGGGGGGAGGATGTCAATTATGCTGGGGAAAA